The Populus alba chromosome 4, ASM523922v2, whole genome shotgun sequence genome contains a region encoding:
- the LOC118031142 gene encoding uncharacterized protein isoform X2 gives MKKRKRARKKGKAAKPKAEAAVNDGEGSADEEQTLINLITLSREDHNDDHDGGDDDGDGDGDGDGDNQSPMEVNTPSSTGTDQPLHLASINPDGSIDKAAATAASGGGGVGVGGVKGVGRVKVKLKSSKILESRSDTDRSSPVQNLGLEKQGEDSGNSVVPEIKMYVSRRPGGIKIKSSSSTKVMGGGGRGGGSSSGDVVVVEDEDEGLPNKELKTPHKENRYDKKELDSALLVIKKVMKMDAAEPFNVPVNPDALGIPDYFDIIDTPMDFGTICSNLEKGDKYMNSKDVYKDVQYIWYNCFKYNSKGDYILDLMKRVKKNFMKYWTSAGLYIELSKGSNGAEGVHGEDVVASSHAHNKSVPPKKSKKRHGRHKLDCLCAICVLKRRRREREENARLTKGQIGVSDNELGQEFKQEESSLAGSPCEDSSSNMGESLDPDAYVEVEGKAHEGKVEVTKRQQSPVEKREEEEEEEEEEEEEEEDEDNEMEIQKQGKDELPEKSQFADGSGEEPNQQPQPVISENANIRIHIQKDALVLQEEETMAVQQNKRKLQELQEREEKVKVFKKFYIENPLLLSLCGTLFPDSQRSVWSGPHSLVQHQDSGHTSSIHAAIETFMK, from the exons ATGAAGAAGCGAAAGAGAGCGAGGAAGAAAGGAAAAGCAGCGAAGCCAAAAGCCGAAGCTGCGGTGAATGATGGCGAGGGTTCTGCCGATGAAGAACAAACACTTATCAATTTAATCACTCTAAGCAGGGAAGATCATAATGATGATCatgatggtggtgatgatgatggtgatggtgatggtgatggtgatggtgataatCAATCTCCAATGGAGGTTAATACACCTTCTTCCACCGGAACCGACCAGCCATTGCATCTTGCAAGTATTAATCCTGATGGTTCTATCGATAAGGCTGCTGCCACGGCAGcatcaggaggaggaggagtaggAGTAGGAGGAGTAAAGGGTGTTGGGCGTGTGAAGGTTAAGCTAAAAAGTTCGAAGATTTTGGAGTCTCGGAGTGATACGGATAGGAGTAGCCCAGTGCAGAACTTGGGGTTGGAGAAACAAGGCGAGGATAGTGGGAATTCGGTTGTTCCTGAAATTAAGATGTATGTTTCGAGGAGACCTGGGGGTATAAAGATTAAGTCTTCTTCGTCGACTAAGGTGatgggaggaggaggaagaggaggaggttCGAGCAGTGGCgatgtggtggtggtggaggatgAGGATGAGGGTTTGCCAAACAAGGAATTGAAGACGCCACATAAGGAGAATCGATATGATAAGAAAGAATTGGATTCTGCCTTATTG GTTATTAAGAAGGTGATGAAAATGGATGCAGCCGAACCCTTTAATGTTCCTGTCAATCCTGATGCTCTTGGAATACCT gattattttgatatcatagaTACACCAATGGACTTTGGAACAATCTGCAGCAATCTTGAGAAAGGTGACAAGTACATGAATTCAAAGGATGTCTACAAGGATGTTCAATACATTTGGTACAACTGTTTTAAGTATAACAGCAAAGGTGACTATATCTTGGATCTTATGAAGCGTGTTAAGAAGAATTTTATGAAGTATTGGACATCAGCTGGGTTATACATTGAACTATCAAAAGGAAGTAATG GTGCTGAAGGTGTTCATGGTGAGGATGTTGTAGCTTCTAGTCATGCACATAATAAAAGTGTGCCACCAAAGAAGTCAAAAAAGCGTCATGG GCGCCATAAACTTGATTGTTTATGTGCCATATGTGTTCTAAAGCGCCGTAGAAGAGAGCGAGAAGAGAATGCTCGACTTACTAAAGGCCAGATTGGAGTTTCTGATAATGAACTTGGTCAAGAGTTCAAGCAAGAG GAATCTTCACTTGCCGGAAGTCCTTGTGAGGATTCATCATCAAATATGGGTGAATCATTGGACCCAGATGCGTATGTTGAAGTGGAAGGAAAAGCACATGAGGGGAAAGTGGAGGTTACAAAAAGGCAGCAGAGCCCTGTGGAGAAgcgagaggaggaggaggaggaggaggaggaagaggaggaggaagaagaagatgaagacaaTGAGATGGAGATTCAGAAGCAAGGGAAGGATGAATTACCAGAGAAATCACAGTTCGCTGATGGATCTGGGGAGGAGCCTAATCAACAACCTCAGCCTGTAATATCCGAAAATGCAAATATCCGTATACACATTCAGAAAGATGCATTGGTGCTGCAAGAGGAAGAAACTATGGCAGTGCAGCAAAATAAGCGCAAG TTGCAGGAATTGCAAGAAAGGGAAGAGAAGGTTAAAGTGTTTAAGAAATTCTACATTGAAAATCCCTTGCTTCTCAGCCTATGTGGAACTCTATTCCCTGACAGTCAAAGATCTGTCTGGAGTGGACCTCACTCACTGGTTCAGCATCAGGATTCTGGCCATACAAGTTCCATTCATGCTGCCATTGAGACGTTTATGAAGTAG
- the LOC118031142 gene encoding uncharacterized protein isoform X1: protein MKKRKRARKKGKAAKPKAEAAVNDGEGSADEEQTLINLITLSREDHNDDHDGGDDDGDGDGDGDGDNQSPMEVNTPSSTGTDQPLHLASINPDGSIDKAAATAASGGGGVGVGGVKGVGRVKVKLKSSKILESRSDTDRSSPVQNLGLEKQGEDSGNSVVPEIKMYVSRRPGGIKIKSSSSTKVMGGGGRGGGSSSGDVVVVEDEDEGLPNKELKTPHKENRYDKKELDSALLVIKKVMKMDAAEPFNVPVNPDALGIPDYFDIIDTPMDFGTICSNLEKGDKYMNSKDVYKDVQYIWYNCFKYNSKGDYILDLMKRVKKNFMKYWTSAGLYIELSKGSNGAEGVHGEDVVASSHAHNKSVPPKKSKKRHGRRHKLDCLCAICVLKRRRREREENARLTKGQIGVSDNELGQEFKQEESSLAGSPCEDSSSNMGESLDPDAYVEVEGKAHEGKVEVTKRQQSPVEKREEEEEEEEEEEEEEEDEDNEMEIQKQGKDELPEKSQFADGSGEEPNQQPQPVISENANIRIHIQKDALVLQEEETMAVQQNKRKLQELQEREEKVKVFKKFYIENPLLLSLCGTLFPDSQRSVWSGPHSLVQHQDSGHTSSIHAAIETFMK from the exons ATGAAGAAGCGAAAGAGAGCGAGGAAGAAAGGAAAAGCAGCGAAGCCAAAAGCCGAAGCTGCGGTGAATGATGGCGAGGGTTCTGCCGATGAAGAACAAACACTTATCAATTTAATCACTCTAAGCAGGGAAGATCATAATGATGATCatgatggtggtgatgatgatggtgatggtgatggtgatggtgatggtgataatCAATCTCCAATGGAGGTTAATACACCTTCTTCCACCGGAACCGACCAGCCATTGCATCTTGCAAGTATTAATCCTGATGGTTCTATCGATAAGGCTGCTGCCACGGCAGcatcaggaggaggaggagtaggAGTAGGAGGAGTAAAGGGTGTTGGGCGTGTGAAGGTTAAGCTAAAAAGTTCGAAGATTTTGGAGTCTCGGAGTGATACGGATAGGAGTAGCCCAGTGCAGAACTTGGGGTTGGAGAAACAAGGCGAGGATAGTGGGAATTCGGTTGTTCCTGAAATTAAGATGTATGTTTCGAGGAGACCTGGGGGTATAAAGATTAAGTCTTCTTCGTCGACTAAGGTGatgggaggaggaggaagaggaggaggttCGAGCAGTGGCgatgtggtggtggtggaggatgAGGATGAGGGTTTGCCAAACAAGGAATTGAAGACGCCACATAAGGAGAATCGATATGATAAGAAAGAATTGGATTCTGCCTTATTG GTTATTAAGAAGGTGATGAAAATGGATGCAGCCGAACCCTTTAATGTTCCTGTCAATCCTGATGCTCTTGGAATACCT gattattttgatatcatagaTACACCAATGGACTTTGGAACAATCTGCAGCAATCTTGAGAAAGGTGACAAGTACATGAATTCAAAGGATGTCTACAAGGATGTTCAATACATTTGGTACAACTGTTTTAAGTATAACAGCAAAGGTGACTATATCTTGGATCTTATGAAGCGTGTTAAGAAGAATTTTATGAAGTATTGGACATCAGCTGGGTTATACATTGAACTATCAAAAGGAAGTAATG GTGCTGAAGGTGTTCATGGTGAGGATGTTGTAGCTTCTAGTCATGCACATAATAAAAGTGTGCCACCAAAGAAGTCAAAAAAGCGTCATGG AAGGCGCCATAAACTTGATTGTTTATGTGCCATATGTGTTCTAAAGCGCCGTAGAAGAGAGCGAGAAGAGAATGCTCGACTTACTAAAGGCCAGATTGGAGTTTCTGATAATGAACTTGGTCAAGAGTTCAAGCAAGAG GAATCTTCACTTGCCGGAAGTCCTTGTGAGGATTCATCATCAAATATGGGTGAATCATTGGACCCAGATGCGTATGTTGAAGTGGAAGGAAAAGCACATGAGGGGAAAGTGGAGGTTACAAAAAGGCAGCAGAGCCCTGTGGAGAAgcgagaggaggaggaggaggaggaggaggaagaggaggaggaagaagaagatgaagacaaTGAGATGGAGATTCAGAAGCAAGGGAAGGATGAATTACCAGAGAAATCACAGTTCGCTGATGGATCTGGGGAGGAGCCTAATCAACAACCTCAGCCTGTAATATCCGAAAATGCAAATATCCGTATACACATTCAGAAAGATGCATTGGTGCTGCAAGAGGAAGAAACTATGGCAGTGCAGCAAAATAAGCGCAAG TTGCAGGAATTGCAAGAAAGGGAAGAGAAGGTTAAAGTGTTTAAGAAATTCTACATTGAAAATCCCTTGCTTCTCAGCCTATGTGGAACTCTATTCCCTGACAGTCAAAGATCTGTCTGGAGTGGACCTCACTCACTGGTTCAGCATCAGGATTCTGGCCATACAAGTTCCATTCATGCTGCCATTGAGACGTTTATGAAGTAG
- the LOC118031141 gene encoding YTH domain-containing protein ECT4: MATETKLEKRLEPNPVVAKPVDNNLVSGKDGIPSDSTPTILSSGSGASDTKVNGSAAATTIKEGDQEPHAAFVPPTSSYNYQYPGYSGSFTQLDDHGYYQADGSHIGMQSDNGSMVYYWPSYPYASGTVVGVEGQSVPQQPYFSSSGYLQHPVSYGLETMPCYSWDSTYVGDVSNGNAGFENGKNGSGSTAFSKSSGFNSVKSNSNVGSKFAKPMYTQPARPMTKVSPLGSDFSAGLYKGYQPMGKFPPFTGQKQGPFPHSGPLNYRQNVRMWNGNYRNKPRDRFNRNGDFENQTELTRGPRASNKNAPVDSSVKNNAPLDSSVKDMLGFSMNKEQYNLPDFETEYSNAKFFVIKSYNEDDIHKSIKYDVWASTPNGNKKLDAAFHNAEEVSSETGTKCPIFLFFSVNGSGQFVGLAEMVGQVDFNKDMDFWQIDKWNGFFPVKWHVIKDIPNGQLRHIVLENNDGHSVTFSRDTQEIGLEKGLEMLNIFKSYCAKTSMLDDFNFYENREKSLKPSNKPATLRMEIFENSDFPKHTAAEEKISEDDSRTKKTTNPSTLINLTKNLSLNGHNQKSNSVKKPIGNSASPAPSP, encoded by the exons ATGGCCACCGAAACCAAACTCGAGAAAC GATTGGAGCCAAACCCTGTTGTTGCTAAACCAGTTGACAACAATTTG GTTTCTGGAAAAGATGGAATCCCATCAGACTCAACTCCCACCATTTTGTCATCTGGGAGTGGTGCTTCTGACACCAAAGTTAATGGTAGTGCTGCAGCTACCACCATAAAGGAGGGTGATCAAGAGCCACATGCTGCCTTTGTTCCCCCTACTAGTAGTTATAATTATCAATACCCAG GCTATAGTGGGTCCTTCACGCAATTGGATGATCATGGCTATTATCAAGCAGATGGTTCTCATATA GGTATGCAATCAGATAATGGTTCCATGGTTTATTATTGGCCTAGCTATCCGTATGCTTCAGGGACTGTAGTTGGTGTTGAGGGGCAAAGTGTTCCTCAACAGCCATATTTTTCTTCCTCTGGATATCTACAGCATCCTGTGTCCTATGGATTAGAAACCATGCCTTGTTATTCATGGGATTCAACATATGTTGGTGATGTCTCAAATGGAAATGCTGGttttgaaaatggaaaaaatggcTCAGGTTCCACTGCTTTTTCCAAGTCAAGTGGATTCAACTCTGTAAAATCTAATAGCAACGTTGGAAGCAAATTTGCCAAGCCTATGTATACACAACCTGCCAGACCTATGACCAAG GTTTCTCCGCTGGGTTCAGATTTTTCAGCAGGCCTGTACAAGGGATATCAACCTATGGGAAAGTTTCCTCCATTTACTGGCCAAAAACAAGGTCCATTCCCGCACAGTGGTCCTTTGAACTACAGGCAAAATGTAAGAATGTGGAATGGGAATTACAGAAACAAACCAAGAGATAGATTCAATAGAAATGGTGATTTTGAAAACCAAACTGAATTAACTCGTGGTCCTAGGGCATCCAACAAAAATGCTCCTGTAGACTCCTCGGTCAAAAATAATGCTCCATTGGACTCCTCGGTGAAGGACATGTTGGGATTTTCAATGAATAAGGAGCAATACAACTTACCAGATTTTGAAACTGAGTATTCTAATGCCAAGTTTTTTGTTATCAAGTCTTACAATGAAGATGATATTCACAAGAGCATTAAATATGATGTATGGGCAAGTACCCCAAATGGCAATAAGAAGCTAGATGCTGCATTCCACAATGCAGAAGAGGTTTCAAGTGAGACCGGCACCAAATGTccaattttcctctttttttca GTAAATGGAAGTGGACAGTTTGTTGGCTTAGCTGAGATGGTTGGTCAAGTAGACTTCAATAAAGACATGGATTTTTGGCAAATTGACAAGTGGAATGGTTTCTTCCCAGTTAAGTGGCATGTAATAAAAGACATTCCTAACGGTCAGCTGCGGCATATTGTGCTTGAAAATAATGATGGCCACTCTGTAACTTTCAGCCGGGACACTCAAGAG ATCGGACTCGAGAAAGGGTTGGAAATGCTTAATATTTTCAAGAGCTATTGTGCAAAAACATCTATGTTAGATGACTTCAACTTCTATGAAAACCGAGAGAAGTCGCTTAAACCGAGCAACAAACCTGCAACTTTGCGAATGGAAATATTTGAGAACAGTGATTTCCCT AAACACACAGCAGCTGAAGAAAAGATATCTGAAGATGACTCAAGGACCAAGAAAACTACCAATCCCTCGACTCTGAtcaatttaactaaaaatctcTCACTCAATGGTCACAACCAGAAGAGTAACTCTGTAAAGAAGCCGATAGGAAACTCAGCCTCCCCTGCTCCTTCACCATAG
- the LOC118031140 gene encoding uncharacterized protein — MVPFIVLALLSLLSTTCFSSLVGDFRVLLSLKRGFEFPEPVLSTWNLSNPSSVCSWVGIHCSRGRVSSLDLTDFSLYGSASPQISKLDQLTSLSLAGNNFSGAIELAGMSNLRFLNISNNQFNGGLDWNYTSIADLEVFDAFDNNFTAFLPLGILNLKKLRYLELGGNYFYGKIPTSYGELAGLEYLSLMGNNLQGKIPGELGNLTNLREIYLGNYNVFEGEIPVELSNLVNLVHMDLSSCGLDGPIPNELGNLKLLHTLYLHINFLSGSIPKELGNLTSLVNLDLSYNALTGEIPFEFINLKQLNLLNLFLNRLHGSIPDYVADLPNLETLQLWKNNFTGEIPRNLGRNGKLQLLDLSSNKLTGTIPQDLCSSNQLRILILFKNFLFGPIPEGLGACYSLTKVRLGQNYLNGSIPIGFIYLPELILAEFQSNYLSGTLSENGNSSLKPVKLGQLDLSNNLLSGPLPSSLSNFSSLQTLLLGGNNFSGPIPPMIGELLQVLKLDLSRNSFSGLVPPEIGSCFHLTFLDMSQNNLSGPIPSDMSNIRNLNYLNLSRNHLNQTIPKSLGSLKSLTVADFSFNDFAGKLPESGQFSLFNASSFAGNPLLCGPLLNNPCNFTTVTNTPGKAPSNFKLIFALGLLICSLIFATAALIKAKTFKKSSSDSWKLTTFQKLEFTVTDIIECVKDGNVIGRGGAGIVYHGKMPNGVEIAVKKLLGFGNNSHDHGFRAEIQTLGNIRHRNIVRLLAFCSNKDTNLLVYEYMRNGSLGEALHGKKGALFLGWNLRYKIAIEAAKGLCYLHHDCSPLIVHRDVKSNNILLNSSFEAHVADFGLAKFLVDGGASQCMSAIAGSYGYIAPEYAYTLKVDEKSDVYSFGVVLLELLTGRRPVGDFGDGVDIVQWSKRATNGRREDALHIVDPRLTMVPKDEAMHLFFIAMLCSQENSIERPTMREVVQMLSEFHRHASPDYYLSSSSSILPQQLKKSGTEKKEIVNGLKYKQDLLV; from the exons ATGGTCCCCTTCATTGTTTTGGCCCTGCTCTCTCTTCTAAGCAccacttgtttttcttctttggttGGTGATTTTCGTGTCTTGCTCTCGCTTAAACGAGGATTTGAATTCCCTGAACCTGTATTGAGCACGTGGAATTTGTCGAATCCGAGCTCAGTTTGTTCTTGGGTTGGAATTCATTGCTCTCGCGGTCGTGTTTCTTCGTTGGACCTGACGGATTTTAGTCTGTATGGCTCTGCCTCACCTCAAATCTCAAAGCTTGATCAACTCACCAGCTTATCTCTCGCAGGAAACAACTTTAGCGGTGCCATTGAGTTGGCCGGCATGAGTAATCTTCGGTTTCTTAACATCTCAAACAACCAATTCAATGGTGGTTTGGATTGGAACTACACGAGTATTGCAGACTTGGAAGTGTTTGATGCTTTTGACAACAACTTCACTGCTTTCCTTCCTCTTGGGATTCTGAACTTGAAGAAACTCAGGTACTTGGAGCTTGGTGGAAACTATTTCTATGGCAAAATACCAACAAGCTATGGAGAACTAGCGGGGTTGGAGTATCTTTCGTTGATGGGAAATAATCTTCAAGGAAAAATCCCAGGTGAGCTAGGCAATCTTACTAACTTGAGAGAGATTTACTTGGGGAACTACAATGTTTTTGAAGGTGAGATCCCGGTGGAGTTGAGCAATTTGGTGAATCTAGTTCACATGGATCTTTCGAGCTGTGGATTGGATGGTCCGATTCCTAACGAGCTTGGAAACTTGAAGCTGCTTCACACTCTCTATTTGCATATCAATTTCCTTTCAGGCTCCATCCCAAAGGAGTTGGGAAACTTGACAAGCTTGGTGAATCTTGACCTCTCGTACAATGCACTCACCGGCGAAATCCCATTTGAGTTCATCAATCTCAAGCAACTCAACCTCCTAAATCTCTTCTTGAATAGACTGCACGGCTCAATTCCAGACTACGTTGCAGACTTGCCCAATTTGGAAACATTGCAACTGTGGAAGAACAACTTCACCGGCGAGATTCCCCGCAACCTCGGCAGAAATGGGAAGCTCCAGCTTCTTGATTTGTCCTCCAATAAGCTCACCGGTACAATCCCGCAAGACCTGTGCTCATCCAATCAGTTGAGGATACTGATTCTCTTCAAGAATTTCCTCTTTGGGCCAATCCCAGAAGGCTTGGGAGCATGTTATAGTCTTACCAAAGTGAGGTTGGGTCAGAACTACTTGAATGGCAGCATTCCGATCGGATTTATTTACTTGCCTGAGCTGATCTTAGCAGAGTTTCAGAGCAACTACCTATCGGGGACATTGTCAGAAAATGGTAATAGCTCCTTGAAACCTGTTAAATTAGGGCAACTTGATTTGTCAAACAATCTCCTTTCAGGTCCATTGCCATCTTCACTTTCAAATTTCTCTTCCCTTCAAACTCTTCTACTCGGTGGAAACAATTTCTCAGGCCCAATCCCACCAATGATAGGAGAACTCCTTCAAGTACTGAAGCTTGATCTTAGTAGAAACTCATTCTCCGGCCTGGTTCCACCTGAAATAGGCAGCTGTTTCCACCTTACATTTCTTGACATGAGCCAGAACAACCTCTCCGGTCCAATCCCATCGGATATGTCCAACATTCGTAACTTGAACTACTTGAACTTATCCAGAAATCACTTGAACCAGACCATACCAAAATCCCTTGGTTCCTTGAAAAGCCTCACCGTTGCTGATTTCTCTTTCAACGATTTCGCTGGAAAGCTCCCGGAATCTGGCCAGTTCTCTTTATTCAATGCCTCTTCTTTTGCTGGTAATCCTCTGCTTTGCGGTCCTCTCCTTAACAACCCTTGCAATTTCACCACCGTCACCAACACACCAGGAAAAGCCCCCAGCAATTTCAAGCTAATATTTGCTTTAGGCCTGCTGATATGCTCTCTGATATTTGCAACTGCTGCCTTAATCAAGGCCAAGACATTCAAGAAAAGCAGTTCGGATTCCTGGAAGTTGACAACCTTCCAAAAGCTTGAATTCACAGTGACAGACATAATTGAATGTGTGAAAGATGGCAATGTAATTGGAAGAGGAGGAGCTGGGATTGTTTACCATGGGAAAATGCCAAATGGTGTCGAAATTGCAGTAAAAAAACTACTTGGTTTTGGCAACAACAGCCACGACCATGGTTTTAGAGCAGAAATTCAAACACTTGGCAACATTAGACATCGAAACATTGTTAGATTGCTGGCGTTCTGTTCCAACAAGGACACCAACTTGCTTGTGTATGAGTACATGAGAAATGGGAGCTTAGGAGAGGCACTGCATGGTAAAAAAGGTGCATTGTTCTTGGGATGGAACTTGAGGTACAAAATCGCCATTGAAGCTGCTAAAGGCCTATGCTACCTTCACCATGACTGTTCTCCGTTGATTGTTCATCGAGACGTAAAGTCAAACAACATCCTCTTGAATTCCAGCTTCGAAGCTCATGTAGCTGATTTCGGACTAGCGAAATTCTTGGTCGATGGTGGTGCATCCCAGTGTATGTCGGCAATTGCAGGCTCTTATGGTTACATAGCACCTG AATATGCATACACATTGAAGGTCGATGAGAAGAGCGATGTGTACAGTTTTGGAGTAGTTCTACTAGAACTTCTCACCGGGAGGAGGCCGGTGGGAGACTTCGGCGATGGAGTTGACATTGTACAGTGGAGCAAAAGAGCAACAAACGGTCGCAGAGAAGATGCTTTGCACATAGTTGATCCAAGGCTAACAATGGTGCCAAAGGACGAAGCCATGCATTTATTCTTCATTGCAATGTTGTGTAGCCAAGAAAATAGCATCGAACGTCCCACGATGAGGGAAGTGGTGCAGATGCTCTCGGAATTCCATCGCCACGCATCACCAGATTATTACCTATCTTCGTCTTCTTCAATTCTCCCCCAACAACTGAAGAAGAGTGGTACTGAAAAGAAGGAGATCGTAAATGGCTTGAAATATAAACAGGATCTTTTGGTTTAA